In one window of Henckelia pumila isolate YLH828 chromosome 1, ASM3356847v2, whole genome shotgun sequence DNA:
- the LOC140876164 gene encoding uncharacterized protein produces MAARLDIHDPLYLVQSDTPGLSLISEQLTGSENYNIWSRAMLICLRAKNKIAFIDGSYQRPEAGSATLPAWERCNALVLSWILNSVSKEIFGGIVYSSDAFTVWNDLKERFNRVNGSRIFSILRELNRLVQGNVTVTSYYSKLKQLWDEYSSFVALPTCECESVKTYIEHDQQHKLLQFLMGLNDSFAHVRSQILLMDPLPTVGQAYALISQEESHRSLMVPPSSLSDLGTSAFYSAQNKPEVRKKEPLYCVYCNWPGHTKATCFKLVGYPPGHRFYKGSGKGQNYTHPRMVQSNQNLLAMLTCLAMMLLKQTNRDHIFLLLECSLLNNMLLY; encoded by the coding sequence ATGGCGGCGCGTCTGGACATCCATGATCCTCTGTATTTAGTTCAATCGGATACACCGGGGTTGAGTTTAATCTCTGAGCAGCTTACTGGATCTGAGAATTACAATATCTGGAGTCGTGCTATGTTGATTTGCTTGCGTGCTAAGAATAAAATCGCTTTCATCGATGGGAGTTATCAACGTCCTGAAGCTGGATCTGCTACTTTACCGGCATGGGAGCGCTGTAATGCATTGGTACTCTCTTGGATTTTGAACTCTGTATCTAAGGAGATATTTGGAGGTATTGTCTATTCTTCTGATGCCTTCACTGTTtggaatgatttgaaagagcgGTTTAATAGAGTAAATGGTTCTAGGATTTTTTCAATCCTTCGAGAACTCAATCGTTTGGTGCAAGGCAATGTTACTGTCACCTCATATTATTCTAAATTGAAGCAATTGTGGGATGAGTACTCTTCATTTGTTGCATTGCCTACTTGTGAGTGTGAATCTGTGAAGACGTACATTGAACATGATCAACAACACAAGTTACTTCAATTCCTTATGGGACTTAATGACAGTTTTGCTCATGTTCGGAGTCAGATTTTACTTATGGATCCTCTTCCTACAGTAGGTCAAGCATATGCTCTAATTTCACAAGAAGAATCTCATCGTTCTCTGATGGTTCCACCTTCCTCACTCTCTGACCTCGGAACTTCTGCTTTTTACTCAGCACAGAATAAGCCTGAAGTTAGGAAGAAAGAACCATTGTATTGTGTATATTGCAACTGGCCAGGGCATACCAAAGCAACATGTTTCAAACTTGTTGGTTATCCCCCTGGGCATCGTTTCTATAAAGGATCGGGAAAAGGTCAAAATTATACACATCCTAGGATGGTCCAAAGCAATCAAAATTTATTGGCCATGCTAACATGTTTAGCAATGATGTTATTAAAGCAGACCAACCGGGATCACATATTTCTTCTACTGGAATGTTCACTCCTGAACAATATGCTGCTATATTGA